CAGGGCTTTTCCAGTTAAATTTTAGGAAAGCTGGGTAACATTTCTATACCATAGTTTTCTCTACCATAACATTGGGTTAATAGTAATACCTGGGTCCtgggttattgtgaggatgaaatgaattaacatatgtaaagcatttagaacagtgacCTGTACGTAGTaatcatttaatacatttaaataataattagcattattattatatctgtgaTATTGGCAAAGTAACCTCTCTAAGCATGTGAGAATTGAATGTCATCATGCATATAAGGTACATAGCACTGTTGCTGGCACATCATGTAAAAGAAGTACCAGGGTGACCACCTCCCTCCTCCAGATGCTTCTCTGACGGTGTGACTTTATCTCTTCTTGCTATGCAACTAGCTCTGTTCTACCTCCATCCCACAACCTCTTCCCACTTGTAACCCATATTTGTTGCTTGTATTTCCTGTTCCAACAAGGTGTTAAGCAACATCTGAAAGCCGGAAGACAGTTACCTCTCACGCCAGTTTCCTAATCATCACTAAGCCCTTGGGAAACGCAATGGATCAGCGAGGCCCCAGATGCAGATGTGATTAGCACACTGGTCAGTCAGGCCGCAAAACATTTTCACCGAGTCCTCTAAAGTGTTGCATAAGGTAAAGATAACGTTAAGTCTGTGGAGGCTTCCGTTATCGGGAAAAGATGCTGTAGCGATCTTTTCTGAGTGTCTTCTACTTGCGACAAACTGGACTTGGGAGGAAAGCAGTCTGCCAAAGCCTGAAGCCTCCAAGGTATAGATTCCCTCTCCATAGACATTCCCCTTTCTTTCGCATCTTTTGTTAAAATGCCTCCCAGTGGACTACTGGGGATATCTGCAAAGGTCTCTGGTTGGTTGCTGTGCTGAGGTTTGGAACATTTAACTGTGAGCATGGCTTCTCTTTAGGATGTGATGATTCCTTTGGGGCCATGATAGAAAGTGTTAGACATAATAATACAGcaatttctttgggaaaatgtggGTATGgatatacacacaggcacacacacctcTTAGATACATTAATCCCACTGGCTGCACCTGAGTTTGTCTGCCAGCTCTGACAATGAGGGGTGGTCTGGATATGCCTGAAGTATGGGGTCTGCAAAGTGCATTTTAGCATAGCTCAGGGGACAGTAGAGTGTAATGATAACTCGAGGTGGATTGCCAGGTTCTGATTTTTAGCTTCTCAAATTGCTGGCTGTGTGGGCTTGGGAAAGCTACTTAACTTCTTTGTTCCTCAGCTTCTTCGTCTGTTAGATGGAAAGGATCTTAACAGTAGTACCCATTCATCTGCTGTTGTGAGAACTAAATTAGTAAACATGAGTAAAGCCCTAGAACAAATGTCTGCCATATACTAAGAGCTGGAGAGCTGAACTTAACTGGTAGTTTCCTAGAAAATCtacatttctctgattttttttttttttttttttttttttttttttggtgacagaaccttgctctgttgcccaggctggagtgcagtggtgccatctcagctcactgcaacctctgcctcacaggtttaaacaattctcctgcctcagcctcctgagtagctggattacaggcacgtgctgtcacaactggctaattttttgtgtttttagtagagacagggtttcaccatgttagccaggatgatctcaatctcccgacctcatgatcctcctgactgcgtgatcctccagcctcggcctcccaaaagtgctgggattacaggcgtgagccactgcacctggaccatttctctgatttttttttttttaacaaatagatAACTGATTTCaccaaattttagaaaacatagcTTGTTTCACCTGAAGGCTGAAAATTCTCCctgattattttgattatttgaaaCAAATCAAGTTAAATAATTTGGTTAGATATTTGGTCCCTTCAGAAACGCTCTTGGAGTTTCTTGGGATGAGAGGCTCCAGTGCTTGCAGAGGTATTTTCCATTATCATTTATCAGGATGGCTACCTGGGACTGGACCGAAAGTCTGGTTACTGATTGAACATGTGTTAACTGCTTGCCATCTGATGATTCTGAGCTAGGCACTGGAGTTGCAGTGATGAGTAGACAACAAGGTAACAGGTAAGTATCCAGGCAATTAACGCTCAGGCTGATTAAGTGGTATGAGAAGGAAAGTTGAGGAAATTCTGAGAGCAAACAAAAGGGGTGCATGCTTCTTCCAGACTTGGCCAGGACTAAAAACAATGTCCTGAAAGTATGACATGTGGGCTGAAAATCAGTCTGGAAGGGCcgagcgcagtgactcatgcctgtaatcccagcactttgggaggccgaggtgggaggatcacctgaggtcaggagttcaagaccagcctggccaacatggtaaaaccccatctctaccaaaagtacaaaaattagctgggtgtggtggtgcacacctgtaatcccagctacttgggaggctgaggcaggataatagcttgaacctgggaggcagaagctgcagtgagccaagattgggccgctgcactccagcctgggagacagagcaagactccatcgcaaaaaaaaaaatcagggccgggcgcggtggctcaagcctgtaatcccagcactttgggaggccgagacgggcggatcacgaggtcaggagatcgagaccatcctggcgaacacggtgaaaccccgtctctactaaaaaatacaaaaaactagccgggcgaggcggcgggcgcctgtagtcccagctactcgggaggctgaggcaggagaatggcgtaaacgcggggggcggagcgtgcagtgagctgagatccgggcacCACACCCAAACCCCGgcgaaaaaaccaaaaaaaaaaaaaaaaaaaaaaaatcagtctggaAGGAGAGCAGAAATTATCCAGGTGAAGCTTGAGGGGACTTGTCTTTCAGGAATAGTGGGATAGCACAGAGGATTGAAGACATTTGTGGACTTGGAACTTCTGAAGGAagacaaatcaataaaacaagGCTGGATGGAATTTTGAGATAGGGAGCGGTGAGGGGTGAGGCAGGAGACACAGGAGAGAGATTATCTGGTCATAAGGCAGCAACACTCTCCATATTGCATGCATCTTAGTTCATTAGATATTTAAtccaaaatacatacaaatttcCAGGTGGATAAATTTGAAGTCTTGGCTTTTTGGCTATTCTTATTTATACTTCTTGCAGATAATTACATTAGAAACTCATTCATATAGAGTTTGCTTTAAGCTTTATTGATCTTCCCTCGCTCTTGGGTTCTGTGCAGTGTTGAACATGGGAGGTTAAGGGCTCCTTGTCATTTCACATTTATCCATATTTAAATACATAGAGAATGTAATTTAATCTTAGCATGAAAATCAATATTGGTAGGAAACTTTGATGAGGAGTATTGGTAGGAAAATTTTATgacatttataataaatgttttatcagTATTGGTAGGGAACTTTTATGAACTTTTATAGCAATTCCCAGTGTAATAATAAAACATGACCTGACTCTCACTTTAAGTCAGTGCTTAGTAAATCTGTCATCACACTTAAATGAGGGTCATACATGCCCCCCGAACAGAGTATCAGAAAGGTAAACATCCTGGAAGTGGCATGTACTtagtttaacaaaaaaattaagttactaGAAAAATGAATCTGGTATATAGTTTAtaacaaaaagtagaaattaagatacaattctttactttctttttttaattaaaagcttttattttaggttagggatacatgtgcaagttcATTATATAGGTAAGTTCGTGCCACAGAGCTGTGTTGTGCAgattgtcacccaggtactaagcctagtacccaatagttatttttcctgatctcctccctcctctctctgatAATCTCCAGTGTGTGTTCCCCTCTACGTGTCCAtttgttcttatcatttagctcccacttataagtgagaatatgtggtatttggttttctgttcctgcattagctttctaaggataatggcttccaccttcatccatgttcctgcaaaagacatgatctcattcctttttatggctgcatagtattccatggtgtgtatgtaccacgctttcttcatccagtctacaactgatggacatttaggttgattctatgtctttgctattgtgaatagtgctgcaatgaacattcacgtgcatgtgtctttatggtagaatgatttatattactaTCTTATTCTTAACCCAATCAATAGTTTTGGCAGAATACAGCATCATTTCATGTGTTTATGGTTCATCTCATGCCATGTCCCTCATCACTTACAAAAGCATATAAGCATTTTGCAACTATTTCATCTTGGAGGGTACTATGAATTAGGAAGTTACATTGCCCAACATTCAGAAGCCCAAAGTAAGCATTATGTGTATACTTTAGTGATACATATTTTTTAGCTGTAATGATTGAGGTGGTTGTTTTGTGACTCTTATATACAAACTTGAAGTCCTTTTTGTCAGAAGGCAGAGTATAAGTTAAAAGTTGATACCATCTGTTCATAGGTTAAGAATCCCGTACATTATCAAAGTCAACTCTTCCAATGTtaatatcaaattaaaattaCTCCCATTTTTACAGAAGTGAAAACTGAGGTTCCCACTATAAGGCCATGCAACTAGTAAATGATGAAATCTGGATTTGAATTTGGATCTTCCATAGTGCTTAAACTCTATCATGCTATGTTGATACTCAGAAAGATATCTTCTATATAGTGCTATATAATGTaatgatttgaaaaatattggACCTCAGAGTAGAATGTTTTTAGTAGAATCTGAAATGATTTATAAGCTATATGAGTTTGGGTAAGTTTCTCAATCTCTCtatacctcaattttttttcatctgtgaaatgggaataataataataatattataacaggattaaatatattaatacattcacAGCATCTAGACAGTCCCTGGCATATAGTAATAAGTACTAAATAAATGACACCTACTATTATTACTGGAATCTGGCTAAAGCCGTTATTCTTATAAAGAGACCACTGCTCAGAGGAACCACATGTCTGGTTACCCTCGGCTGATTTGAAGAAAGGCAGGGACTATATATTAGTACatgcaaaatgagaaagaaattgcTCTTTACCATTCCAAAGTTGAGTGAAGTACCAAGGCCTACTACAATGACCCGTTGAGGTCTACTACTCCAAGGCAAGACAGCATTGAATATTGTACAAACTCTGTTACACTGCCCTGGTGTCCCATTTGTGGAGAGTCATCTTAACGTATGGACAGAATTGAACCCTTCTGGAACACTCAAAATTTTAGTAGCTAGTGGAAAAAGGGAAAGCATGAAGCCTTTggatttcttttctattacagcGATAAACAACCCCCAATGGCCTCCCACGTAGTCGATAATGCAGAACTGGGGTCAACCTCTGCCCATGGTACCCCAGGCAGGGAGGCGGGACCAGACCAGCTGAATAATTCTGTCTACCGGCCCATTGATGGATCACAAGATTAtcagaaaggaaaattacaagtTCTTGGGGTAAGTCAGCCTTAGTTTAAACATTGATTtaagagggaagaaaataaatacagttgaCCTGTGAACAATGTGTGTTTGAACTGTGAGGATTCCCTTACACGTGGATTTCTTCCACCTCTGTTTGCCATCCCGAGACAGCAAGAACAACTGCtactctccctctccttcctcagtctaTTCAACATGAAGAGGATGAGAATGAAGACTTTTATAATaatctacttccacttaatgaatagtaaatacattttctctttcttatgatttccTTAATAACGTTTTTAGTTTCTCTAGCTTATTGTATATAACATGTCACATGCAAAATAGGTGATAATCGACTGTTTATGTTAatagtaaggcttctggtcaacagtaggctattagtagttaagtttttgggaagtcaaaagttatatgtggattttcaacCACGAAGGGTGTGGGCATTCCAAACCCCAATGTTGTTCAAGAGCCAACTGTATCATGAGGAAAACCTTGCTTATGCTGAGAAGGAGGAAATTCTGAGTTATTTATAACTGAGTTAATGAAGAATTGGAGAAAAGACAGGGACTTATTACAGGTCTGGGGAGCAGAAATGCAGAGGCATTCTTTAATGGTAGAAAACATCAAGCCTTGGAGAGCATTCCAAGACCcttcatttttggttttctgcCTTTTGACCAGTCATTTTAGGAGCCTGAGCTCTATGaggcttatattttatatttgaaatttaaaaattgggttgagaggccaggcacagtggctcatacctgtaatcccagcactttgggaggccaaggtgggagggtcaggacgaggtcaggagatggagaccatcttggccaacacggtgaaactgcttctttactaaaaacacaaaaattagctgggtgtggtggcaggtgcctgtaatcccagctactcgggaggctgaggcacgagaattacttgaacccaggaggcgaagtttgcagtgagccaatatcgcgccactgcagtccagcctggcaacagagcgagactctgttttaaaaagaaaaaaaaaatgggttgaGAGAAAGGCTGAGTACGATATGGTTTATCCTCTGTCTGCCTTCATCATGTTATGGCCCGAAAGCATGCCGGGAAGAGACTTTGACTCCGTCTACCTTACCTGCCATGTCTCCTTTACTCTCCTGCCACTTTCCGAGAGGAGTTCATgagaatgaacagaaatgtggggGAGAGGTGAAGATGAAAGGCTGCCACTGGAATTGGTGCGGATAGTGTGGGACAAAACACTCTTTCAGATAAGCTCTGGTTCTGTTAATTTAGGCTTGACACTTTAACCATTTCAAGCACCGACAtctccttgctgagaaaaattaaaatggtctATTTTCAGTGTCCACTTTAGTATATGACTGTTAAGcctttttccccttcttctttcAGGCCATCCAGATCCTGAATGCAGCAATGATTCTGGCTTTCGGTGTCTTTCTGGGTTCCTTGCAATACCTGTTCTACCTCCAAAGGCACTTCTTTTTATTCACCTTCTACACAGGCTACCCATTTTGGGGTGCTCTGTTTGTGAGTATTCATACTCCCCTGGCTGTGTGTTATTTCTTAGATACCACTGCTGGAGATGTGTTTGATGACAAAAGTATTGTTTGTAGGTTATTGGAAGGTTGCAggctgtggttttgatttgcaattcttgAACAACCAATTAGAAACAAggaactctttttttaaattttttaattaaattaatttattaatttattttttgagacagtgtcttgatctgttgtccaggctggagtgcagtggcatgatctctgcccactgcaacctctgcctccccagttcaagtgattctcttgcctcagtctcccgagtggctgggattacaggcatgcaccaccatgcccagctaatttttgtttttgtatttttagtagatatggggtttcaccatgtttcccaggatggtctggaactcctgaccacaagtggtCCTCCAGGCttggctttccaaaatgctggatttGCGAGGCGTGAGCCCTGATGCCCAGCCAAAACCTCTTTCTGATTAAGAGAAATCACATCTACCAAGTACAAATGAAGttctaaaaattatcttatatCTATGTGCTACATTtatagatactttaaaaattgaatgaaaaatgGGTATTGATGAATTGCCTTGTGGTGCAGCAGAGAGTCCTGGCTTGAGAGTTAAGAAATTTGTCTGCTGATTACTGTCTCAAAATCGGAAGAATCATTTCCACTATCTGGGTCAACATGTAATCAGAAAAAATCGgggtgattttaaaatgtattcattcagcTTTGATTATTTGATTATTACTTCCCTGATAGTTCAGTTTTTTAAAGGTGAAtgatatgtttgttggtcatttgtatatcttcttttgagaattgtctattcatgtccttaacccattttttgatggaattgtttgtttatgttttggtgatttgtttgagttcactgcagattctggatattagtcctttgtcatatgtatagattgtgaagatagtctcccagtctgtggattgtctgtttactctgctgactgttccttttgctgtgcaaaagctccttagtttaattaggtcccagctattaatctttgattttatttcgtttgtttttgggttcttggtcatgaaatccttgtgtaagccattatcctaagtgaagtaactcaggagtggaaaatcaaacatcttatgttctcacttataagtgggagctaaactatgaggatgcaaaggcataagaatgacacaatggactttggggactcagggggaaaagGTGGGAAGGAGGtaagggataaaaggctacaaattgtGTGCAGTGTATACTGTCGGGGTggtgggtacaccaaaatctcacaaattaccactaaagaacttatccatgtaaccaaacaccacctgttccccaataacgtatggaaattaaaaaaaattaaaaaaaaaataagatgaataaaacTCATTGCatggaaagacaaaataaatgaataaataaataaaatgagcaacATCAAGTACAATTTTGCGTCCTAggatgtgaattttaaaaaggaggtttGTATGACTGTTGCTGGATATCTGCTAATTGAGGGAGGGCCAAGAAGAAAATGGTTGAGACTTAATATTCCTTTATCTGTTTTACTTCCTATTTTCAAACAGTTTTGTAGTTCAGGAACCTTGTCTGTTGTAGCAGGGAGAAAACCCACAAGAACATGGGTAAGTAGCACTTCCGCTTTCTCTATGATCAGAGGAGTGGAAATATGTTATGCATAAATGGTAGGAGAGTAGGGGTCCATGAATACAACTGAGACACTGAGTATCATTTACTGCACGAAAAATTAGTTTTCTTAACGTATTCAGATGGTAGGTAAACAGAAGATCACATACATTGTGAGGATGCATTCCTAGGATGCTTGCTCTGAATATTGGTGAACCTGAAGTTTAGAAAAAGTCttactgatttttatgtgttgtcACGTTTGACCAATTCTACTTATTTGGAAGTAAGAACTCCCACCACTAACTAGTTTCACAACTGAAAGTCCAAACTTCTATTCCTAAACAACTGCTAAGTCTCTATGATGTGTTCTTAGTGAGTCATGTAGCCACTGATACTCCACTTTCCTACTCCATTCATTCACTTTCCCTCCTCCATGGATAgctattttaccattttattctGTCCTCAAACACCAATCCTGCTTCTCTCATCCGTACTCTCTGCTGatgatttttctgtctcttctgagaaaactgaagccattAGAAGATAATTTTCAGACCTCCACTACTTAATGGACTAGATCTAtaccaatatattttttcttttagcctcTTACCATAGGaaaattttgtgattttctttaaaGCTGATCTCCCTACTTGAGTATaagattccattctttttttccccatacaaGTGCATCAATTTAATTTGTGTCTCTcgctatatatatacattttgacagagtctcactctgtcacccaggtgggagtgcagtggtgtggtcatagctcactacagcctccaccttctgggactcatgtgatcctcccacctcagcctcttgcatagctgggactacaggtgtttgccaccatgcctggctaatttttatctttttttttttggtagagacaggatcttgccatgttgcccaggctggtctcaaaatcctgggctcaagcagtcctcctgcctcagcctcccaaaaggctggggttacaggcacgagtTACCTTGCCCAGTCTTTAATCAGCATGTAAACATCCAGTTACTGTTctcaacataaaaacaaaacaaaacaagaaaaccttGACATTATTTCTCTCTGCTAGGGACAGGCAccattcatatttctttctgtagTTAAACTCCTTCAAAGGAATCATCATGTTCTTTCTCTAATTTCTATCTACCGGTTTCAATTAAACCCACTTCAGTAAGGCTTCATTTTATTCCCTACTATCTTCTGTAACCGCTGTCTTTAAGACCACTGAAAACTTCCACCCTGCTAAAACAATGGTCAACTCTTGATCCTCATCTAACTTAACCTATGAGTAGCATTTAGCATAGTTAGTCTCCCACTCCTCCTTTCAGGAATTTCCTCACTTGGCTTCCAGCATACATTGCTTGGCTGGTTTTCCTCCCATCTTTTGGTTTTTCCATCTCAGTCTCCTTTCCTggttcctctcctcctctctgacCTTTTAATGTTCTGGTCCCCAGAGCTGAATTCTTTGCCACCTACTCTTCTCAATCTATATGTACTTCTTCTGTGATCTTACACATCCTTATGACTTCATATAACATCTATATGCCCACAACTCTGAAATAAGTATTTCCAGCCCAGATGTCTCCCCTGATCATCAGACTGGCATGTAAATATCCAAAACTCAACTCCCAGTCTTCTTCCTCAAACCTTCTCCTCGTGTCAGTTGATGGGAACATCATCCTTCTAGATTCCCAGACCAAACACCTTAGAATAACCCTGAGTCTTCTTTCTGTCACAATCCTGAATCCTACTTTTCAGCAAATAATGCTGGCTCTACTTTCAAGCTATTAATATATCCGATTTTGACCTTTTCTCATCTTTCTATTGATGACATTTCATCCAATCCACCTTGTCTCTCCTAATCGGGCTTCTAGCTTTTATCATTGAACTTCTCTTTGCCTTGCTGGAAACAGTGATCCCTTGAAACCATAAAGCCAAGTATATCATTTATTTGCTCCAAATCCTTCATtggctttgtatttttcttagagttAGAAACAAGGTTCTTTTCATGATCTGCAGAGCCCTACATGTTTTGGCTCTCGGTTaactttccttcttcttcatttCCTAATATTGCCTTCGTGCCTCCAACACCCTTGGCCCCCTTGCTTCCCTAGAAGATTCTGGCCTCAGGACTTTGAGTGTTTCCCTAATTGCAAGGATATTCCCCCAGATAGACTCTTGGCTGGCACCCACAGCTCTTTCATGCCTCTCCCCAGTGTCATTTCTGTTTAATATCAAGAACCCCCGCTCCTCTCTTTGGATTCCCAGATTCTCCTTATCCCATTCTGTTAGCCCCTAGTACttaatcattttcaaaaatattatgtaatttaCCTATTAGtatgtttacttttctctttgtttttattgctagaatataagctccatggaGGGTGGGGGACAAAAATCTTTCTTTGGTCACTGATGTTTGCCTGGCATCTAGGATATCAATGGGTGTGTAAACGATATTCAATTAATGTTTGTTTCAATGACTTGTTGCCAAAGGAATGAAGTATGTGCTGCATATATTAATTgaaaattcttattcttttttagatACAAAGCAGTTTTGGAATGAACATTGCCAGTGCTACAATTACACTAGTGGGGATTGTTTATCTCTCAATAAATTTAGCAGTTAATATCCAGTTATTAAAGAGTTGTCAGTCTTCAATGTCACCGGATCTATGCAATTACATGGGCTCCATATCAAATGTATGTTTCTGAAAAATGtgtataattataaaacatttcaaacaatccagaatgtacagaaaaataatatatcagGTAGCGTGCTGCCataatttgaattttgtttgtttgtttgtttgagatggagtctcgctctgtcgcccaggctggagtgcagtggccagatctcagctcactgcaagcttcgcctcctgggttcacaccattctcctgcctcagcctcccctgtagctggggctagaggcacctgccacctcgcccggctaattttttgtatttttttagtagaaatggggtttcactgtgttagccaggatggtcttgatctcctgacctcaggatctgcccgcctcagcctcccaaaatgctgggattacgggcgtgagccaccgcgcccggcccataatttGAATCTTAGGTCTGCCGCCTGTTTGCTTTATAATGAAGGTCAAATTAGATAATCCCTTGAGTTTTCTCACTTTTGAAATGAGATAACAATAGTACCCATCTCATAGGATTGATGTGAGTATTTAATAAGTTAACATATGATAAGCAATTAAAACAAGGCTTAGCGTATCATGTTAcacaattattaatattactatgaCTACTACTATTACACTCcccagagagatttttttttaagtttcatttcaTAGCTCCTTGCTTAATAAAACAAACTTGAGAGATTTACAACTTTCTCTGCAATCTGGAATGTTCAAATAATGACTTGAAGTTTTGAAGGACTGCACTTTAGAATGAAATGAACATGGTGTTT
The genomic region above belongs to Papio anubis isolate 15944 chromosome 12, Panubis1.0, whole genome shotgun sequence and contains:
- the LOC101015999 gene encoding membrane-spanning 4-domains subfamily A member 3 isoform X2, whose translation is MASHVVDNAELGSTSAHGTPGREAGPDQLNNSVYRPIDGSQDYQKGKLQVLGAIQILNAAMILAFGVFLGSLQYLFYLQRHFFLFTFYTGYPFWGALFFCSSGTLSVVAGRKPTRTWIQSSFGMNIASATITLVGIVYLSINLAVNIQLLKSCQSSMSPDLCNYMGSISNGMVSLLLILTSLELCVTTSTFAMLCKANCCNSREDISSPPNSVESRIPPYENNSESMNI